One region of Salvia miltiorrhiza cultivar Shanhuang (shh) chromosome 3, IMPLAD_Smil_shh, whole genome shotgun sequence genomic DNA includes:
- the LOC131015127 gene encoding LOW QUALITY PROTEIN: transmembrane 9 superfamily member 8-like (The sequence of the model RefSeq protein was modified relative to this genomic sequence to represent the inferred CDS: deleted 3 bases in 3 codons), with protein MGRAAVGSHAMRAVFIFPAFCILLLAHNAFSFYLPGVAPQDFEKGDPLNVKVNKLTSIKTQLPYSYYSLPFCHPNKIVDSSENLGEVLRGDRIENSPYVFKMREPQICNVVCRVTLDAKKAKAFKEKIEDEYRVNMILDNLPLVVPIPRSEQEGPPIYQLGHHVGLKGQYAGSKDEKYFIYNHLSFTVKFHKDELTDSARIVGFEVIPFSVKHEYDGKWNENAHLTTCDAQAKRTVSSSNSPQEVEDKQEIIFTYDIAYQESEVKWASRWDTYLLMTDDQIHWFSIVNSLMIVLFLSGMVAMIMLRTLYRDISKYNELETQEEAQEETGWKLVHADVFRAPSNSNLLCVYVGTGVQFLGMMLVTMVFAVLGFLSPSNRGGLMTAMLFLWVFMGLFAGYSAARLYKMFKGTEWKKIALQTAFLFPGLVFGVFFVLNALIWGQRSSGAVPFGTMFALVFLWFGISVPLIVVGSYVGFKKPAIENPVKTNKIPRQIPEQPWYMNPIFSVLIGGILPFGAVFIELFFILTSIWLNQFYYIFGFLFIVFIILLITCAEITIVLCYFQLCSEDYLWWWRSYLTSGSSALYLFLYATFYFFTKLEITKPVSGALYFGYMLIASYAFFVLTGTIGFYACFIFTRLIYSSVKID; from the exons ATGGGAAGAGCAGCTGTTGGATCTCATGCAATGCGTGCAGTTTTCATCTTCCCAGCCTTCTGCATTTTGCTCCTTGCGCACAATGCATTCAGCTTCTATCTCCCGGGTGTTGCCCCTCAAGATTTCGAAAAG GGAGATCCATTGAATGTGAAAGTGAACAAATTGACTTCTATAAAGACTCAGCTTCCATACTCGTACTATTCTCTTCCGTTCTGTCACCCAAACAAGATAGTCGACAGCAGTGAAAATCTTGGAGAAGTACTTCGTGGCGATCGCATTGAGAACTCCCCCTATGTG TTCAAAATGAGGGAACCGCAAATCTGCAACGTTGTTTGTCGAGTTACACTTGATGCCAAAAAAGCAAAggcatttaaagaaaaaattgagGATGAATATCGTGTTAACAT GATCCTGGATAATCTCCCTTTGGTTGTTCCCATCCCAAGATCAGAACAAGAAGGTCCTCCTATCTACCAGCTGGGTCATCATGTTGGGCTGAAAGGGCAGTATGCCGGT AGCAAGGATGAAAAATACTTCATATACAATCACTTGAGCTTTACGGTCAAGTTTCACAAGGATGAGTTGACTGATTCAGCGAGGATTGTTGGTTTTGAGGTCATACCATTTAG TGTCAAACACGAATATGACGGAAAGTGGAATGAGAATGCTCATCTCACTACATGTGATGCCCAAGCAAAGCGAACAGTTTCTTCTTCGAACTctcctcaagaagttgaagataAACAAGAGATCATTTTTACTTATGATATTGCATACCAG GAGAGTGAGGTGAAGTGGGCATCGAGATGGGACACGTATCTTCTGATGACTGATGATCAAATCCACTGGTTTTCCATTGTCAACTCTCTTATGATTGTGCTCTTCCTCTCTGGCATGGTTGCAATGATAATGTTGCGAACACTTTATCGAGACATCTCAAAGTACAACGAGCTCGAGACTCAGGAGGAA GCCCAGGAAGAGACGGGATGGAAATTGGTCCACGCAGATGTGTTCAGGGCCCCGAGCAACTCGAATTTGCTCTGTGTTTACGTCGGAACCGGTGTACAGTTTCTCGGGATGATGCTCGTCACAATGGTCTTCGCTGTCCTCGGATTCCTCTCTCCTTCGAACAGGGGCGGGCTCATGACGGCCATGTTGTTCCTGTGGGTTTTCATGGGACTTTTCGCTGGCTACTCCGCTGCCCGGCTTTACAAGATGTTCAAAGGAACGGAGTGGAAGAAAATTGCGCTCCAGACGGCATTCCTGTTCCCGGGCCTCGTGTTTGGCGTCTTCTTCGTGCTCAATGCTCTCATATGGGGTCAGAGATCCTCAGGTGCAGTGCCGTTTGGAACGATGTTCGCGTTGGTCTTCCTCTGGTTCGGGATCTCGGTCCCACTCATCGTGGTGGGGAGCTACGTGGGGTTCAAGAAACCGGCGATTGAGAACCCGGTGAAGACGAATAAAATACCAAGACAGATCCCGGAGCAGCCGTGGTACATGAACCCCATCTTCTCGGTGCTGATCGGAGGCATCCTACCA TTCGGAGCAGTCTTCATCGAGCTCTTCTTCATCCTGACCTCGATCTGGCTGAACCAGTTCTACTACATCTTCGGCTTCCTCTTCATCGTCTTCATCATCCTCCTCATCACGTGCGCTGAGATAACCATCGTGCTCTGCTACTTCCAGCTGTGCAGCGAGGACTACCTCTGGTGGTGGAGGTCGTACCTGACGTCCGGATCCTCCGCGCTCTAT CTCTTCCTCTACGCGACGTTCTACTTCTTCACGAAGCTCGAGATCACGAAGCCCGTCTCCGGCGCGCTCTACTTCGGCTACATGCTGATTGCCTCGTATGCTTTCTTTGTTCTCACAGGCACCATTGGCTTCTATGCTTGCTTCATCTTCACCAGGCTCATTTATTCTTCTGTCAagattgattga
- the LOC131015125 gene encoding LOW QUALITY PROTEIN: pentatricopeptide repeat-containing protein At4g31850, chloroplastic (The sequence of the model RefSeq protein was modified relative to this genomic sequence to represent the inferred CDS: deleted 1 base in 1 codon): MAAVMLSSSSLCCCNCSHVSLTNDNSRPCLSSYSGATANRRKINSFGVLRYGSVLYWKKIKKKNASFCGHVMDNGNEASMKDMSSEEIMARLKSIPDLDLAFDFFNSIAGMPHVMHTTETCNYMLGQLRVHERIECMVVVFDMMQKQIIYRSLDTYLIIFRSLGVRGGIRHAPFALERMRECGFKLNAYSYNGLIHLLIQAGFSREALMVYSRMISEELKPSLKTYSALMVASGKQRDTETVMGLLEDMEKLGLRPNVYTFTICIRALGRAGKINEAYDILKRMEVEGCAPDVVTYTVLIDALCNAGKLDCAKDVFKKMKGSSQKPDRVTYITMLDKFGDSGDLDSVRELWTLMEVDGHKADVVTFTILINALCKVGRVDKAFAVLDEMKEKRILPNLHTYNTLICGLLRLQRLDEALELCHNMECRGMKPDAYTYILFIDCYGKLGETDKAIEAFEKMKARGIAPNVVACNASLYSLAESGRLREAKKIFDGVKRSGLIPDSITYNMMMKCYSAAGKVDEAIQLLTEMIDNGCTLDVIVLNSLIDTLYKAGRSNEAWDMFCKMKELKLVPTVVTYNTLLAGLRKEGKVQESYKLVESMKAYGCPPNTITFNTLLDCLCKHDEVDLALKMLYGMTEADCLPDLFTYNTVIYGLVKDGRITEAFWLFHQMRKKLHPDCITMYTLLPGVVKSGSVGNAFKVVKEFVYQDRVLLDRSFWNDLMAGTLKEADLNHAISFAEKLVSAGLCKNGLIMEPIVKLLCKQKKSLDAHKLFQKFTKSIGLRPTVATYYYLIEGLLDIHLKELAWDTYRDMKSAGCAADVPTYNLLLDDLGKSGKVNELFELYNEMLHRGCKPDTITRNVLISGLVKSNKVEEALDLFYDLLSGGFSPTPCTYGPLIDGLMKLRRLVEAKNLFEEMIEYECKPNCAIYNILINGFGKAGEVDIARDLFNRMVEEGIRPDLKSYSILVDCFCLLGRVDDAMYYFEEIKAAGLDPDLICYNIIINGLGKGRKFTEALDLLDEMRSRGMTPNLYTFNSLIFNLGIAGMTEEAGSMFKELQLLGLKPDVFTYNALIRAYSMSGNLDDAYAVYEEMMVGGCAPNSGTFAQLPN, translated from the exons ATGGCTGCGGTGATGCTGAGTTCTTCTAGCTTGTGTTGCTGTAACTGTAGCCATGTATCTCTGACCAACGATAACAGCAGACCATGCCTGTCCAGTTATAGTGGTGCGACGGCGAACAGAAGAAAGATTAATTCTTTTGGGGTTTTGAGATATGGGTCAGTGCTATATTGgaagaaaatcaagaaaaagaatGCTAGCTTTTGTGGGCATGTGATGGATAATGGAAATGAAGCTTCGATGAAAGACATGTCCTCTGAGGAAATCATGGCGCGTTTGAAGTCGATTCCTGATTTAGACCTAGCTTTTGATTTCTTCAACTCGATCGCGGGTATGCCACATGTAATGCATACTACAGAGACTTGCAACTATATGCTTGGGCAGTTGAGGGTGCATGAGAGGATAGAGTGTATGGTTGTGGTGTTTGATATGATGCAAAAACAGATAATCTATAGAAGTTTAGATACTTACCTCATCATATTTAGGAGTCTAGGTGTAAGGGGAGGCATTCGACATGCGCCATTTGCGCTTGAACGAATGAGGGAGTGTGGGTTTAAGTTGAATGCATATTCATATAATGGATTGATACACTTGCTTATCCAGGCAGGGTTTTCTAGGGAGGCTTTGATGGTTTATAGTAGAATGATCTCGGAAGAGTTGAAGCCTAGTCTGAAGACTTACTCTGCTTTAATGGTAGCTAGTGGGAAGCAAAGAGATACTGAAACAGTGATGGGCTTGCTAGAAGATATGGAAAAGTTGGGATTGAGGCCGAACGTTTATACATTCACCATCTGTATCAGAGCGCTTGGGCGAGCAGGAAAGATCAATGAGGCTTATGACATATTGAAGAGGATGGAGGTGGAGGGATGTGCACCAGATGTAGTCACTTACACTGTTCTTATTGATGCTCTTTGCAATGCAGGAAAACTTGATTGTGCCAAAGATGTGTTCAAGAAGATGAAAGGTAGCAGCCAGAAACCCGATCGTGTGACTTACATTACTATGTTAGACAAGTTTGGAGACTCTGGAGATTTGGACTCAGTAAGAGAGCTTTGGACTCTAATGGAGGTTGATGGTCATAAAGCAGATGTTGTTACTTTCACAATACTTATTAATGCTTTATGCAAAGTAGGAAGAGTTGACAAAGCATTTGCAGTATTAGATGAAATGAAGGAGAAAAGGATCTTGCCGAATCTGCATACTTACAATACTCTTATTTGCGGGCTTTTGAGGCTACAAAGATTGGATGAAGCATTGGAACTATGTCATAACATGGAATGTCGTGGCATGAAGCCAGATGCATATacatacatcttgttcattgaCTGCTATGGAAAATTAGGAGAGACTGACAAAGCTATTGAAGCTTTTGAGAAGATGAAAGCTCGTGGTATTGCCCCAAATGTCGTTGCCTGCAATGCATCTTTGTATAGTCTTGCTGAGTCCGGTCGGCTTAGAGAGGCAAAGAAGATCTTTGATGGAGTAAAGCGGAGTGGGCTCATCCCTGACTCTATTACCTATAACATGATGATGAAGTGCTACAGTGCTGCAGGGAAAGTTGACGAAGCCATTCAATTACTAACTGAAATGATTGATAATGGTTGCACTTTAGATGTGATTGTATTGAACTCTTTGATTGACACTCTTTACAAGGCTGGTCGATCAAATGAGGCTTGGGACATGTTTTGCAAAATGAAAGAATTGAAACTTGTTCCCACA GTCGTGACTTACAACACACTATTGGCTGGACTGAGGAAAGAGGGCAAAGTTCAAGAGAGCTACAAATTAGTTGAAAGCATGAAAGCTTATGGTTGCCCTCCAAATACGATAACTTTCAATACGCTTCTGGATTGCCTCTGTAAACATGATGAGGTTGATTTGGCCTTGAAGATGCTTTATGGAATGACAGAAGCGGATTGTCTCCCCGACCTTTTCACTTATAACACAGTTATCTATGGATTAGTGAAGGACGGTAGGATTACAGAAGCTTTTTGGCTCTTCCATCAGATGAGAAAAAAGCTACATCCTGACTGCATAACTATGTATACCCTTCTCCCTGGAGTTGTGAAATCTGGTTCGGTCGGGAATGCTTTCAAAGTTGTTAAGGAGTTTGTCTACCAGGATAGAGTTTTGCTTGATAGATCTTTCTGGAATGATCTCATGGCTGGAACTCTGAAGGAAGCAGATCTGAATCATGCTATTTCCTTTGCAGAGAAATTAGTATCTGCTGGTCTTTGCAAAAATGGCTTAATAATGGAGCCTATTGTTAAGCTTCTGTGCAAGCAAAAGAAATCCCTGGATGCGCACAAACTATTTCAGAAGTTCACCAAATCTATTGGACTTCGGCCAACTGTAGCAACATATTACTATTTGATTGAAGGACTTCTCGATATTCATCTTAAGGAACTTGCATGGGATACTTACAGAGATATGAAGAGTGCTGGCTGTGCTGCAGATGTCCCAACCTACAACTTGTTGCTCGATGATCTTGGGAAATCTGGGAAGGTAAATGAACTTTTTGAGCTTTACAATGAGATGCTTCATCGAGGTTGTAAGCCTGACACAATTACTCGCAACGTGCTCATTTCTGGTCTTGTAAAGTCAAACAAAGTAGAGGAAGCTTTAGATCTGTTCTACGATCTTTTAAGTGGAGGCTTTTCTCCTACTCCATGTACGTATGGTCCTCTTATAGATGGTCTTATGAAGCTCAGAAGACTAGTTGAGGCAAAGAATTTGTTTGAGGAGATGATCGAATATGAATGCAAACCTAACTGTGCCATCTATAATATCCTTATAAATGGATTTGGAAAAGCAGGTGAGGTTGATATTGCTCGAGACTTGTTCAATAGAATGGTGGAGGAGGGGATCAGACCAGATTTGAAGTCGTATAGCATCCTAGTTGATTGCTTTTGCTTGCTGGGTAGGGTGGATGATGCAATGTActactttgaggaaataaaggCTGCTGGACTTGATCCCGATTTGATTTGTTACAATATCATCATCAATGGACTCGGTAAAGGAAGAAAATTCACAGAAGCTCTTGATCTTCTTGATGAGATGAGAAGTAGAGGGATGACGCCTAACCTTTATACTTTCAATTCCCTAATATTTAATCTTGGAATTGCTGGAATGACAGAGGAAGCAGGAAGCATGTTCAAGGAGCTCCAGCTTCTGGGTCTCAAACCCGATGTTTTTACATATAATGCTCTTATTCGAGCATATAGTATGTCGGGTAACCTGGATGATGCATATGCAGTATACGAGGAGATGATGGTAGGAGGTTGCGCTCCTAATTCTGGGACTTTTGCTCAACTTCCAAATTGA
- the LOC131015122 gene encoding uncharacterized protein LOC131015122, translated as MAGNEEWRKNADTHKMSPEEVRRSGVEASKRPPGHHPGEILHQRRSMPFGPLYIILAGTALAGSVWYFTLYAKKKPEATAVDVAKVAAGVAEPEDTRPRK; from the coding sequence ATGGCAGGAAATGAGGAGTGGAGAAAAAACGCAGACACGCACAAGATGAGCCCGGAGGAAGTGAGAAGATCGGGTGTGGAGGCCTCGAAGCGGCCGCCGGGCCACCACCCCGGCGAGATCCTCCACCAGCGGCGGAGCATGCCCTTCGGCCCTCTCTACATTATCCTCGCCGGCACCGCCCTCGCCGGTAGCGTATGGTACTTCACCTTGTACGCGAAGAAGAAACCCGAGGCCACCGCCGTCGACGTGGCTAAAGTAGCCGCCGGCGTCGCCGAGCCGGAGGACACGCGGCCCCGCAAGTAG
- the LOC131015124 gene encoding LOW QUALITY PROTEIN: early nodulin-like protein 14 (The sequence of the model RefSeq protein was modified relative to this genomic sequence to represent the inferred CDS: deleted 1 base in 1 codon): protein MAGISRAQLSSLLLFVFVSLSFSEARDHLVGGKSNAWKVPASDSDSLNHWAEKSRFNIGDSLVWEYDGSKDSVLQVTKRDYVTCNTSSPIETYTGGSTKVKLVRSGPYYFISGADGHCEKGQKLIVVVISERHRSLRISPAPSPAEIEGPAIAPAPASGAGSLSGGFLAALLGALLVAV from the exons ATGGCCGGAATTTCAAGAGCTCAATTATCTTCACTTTTGCTGTTCGTTTTCGTGTCTTTGAGCTTCTCAGAAGCTAGAGACCACCTCGTCGGCGGCAAATCTAACGCTTGGAAGGTCCCAGCTTCCGACTCAGATTCTCTCAACCACTGGGCCGAGAAATCGCGTTTCAACATCGGAGATTCGCTAG TTTGGGAATACGATGGATCGAAAGACTCGGTGCTGCAAGTGACGAAGAGAGACTACGTAACCTGCAACACGTCGAGTCCGATCGAGACCTACACCGGCGGCAGCACCAAGGTGAAGCTCGTGCGTTCCGGTCCGTACTATTTCATCAGCGGCGCC GACGGCCACTGCGAGAAGGGGCAGAAGTTGATCGTTGTGGTCATATCAGAGAGGCACCGCAGCTTGAGAATTTCTCCTGCGCCTTCCCCGGCGGAGATTGAGGGCCCGGCGATTGCGCCTGCCCCTGCCAGCGGCGCCGGGAGCTTAAGTGGTGGCTTTTTGGCGGCGCTGCTGGGAGCACTGTTGGTTGCGGTGTGA
- the LOC131015123 gene encoding uncharacterized protein LOC131015123: METGGGSKVIPESVMEALKRTNSNIDEVKANLDELLSYCDTETLSAMEPLERARVHLLIAKTTTTLFALRLRCRGVDPDDHPVKKEFERLSLYEEKLHRCIDLSKAPLRPSTTINTPAAARFIEHSLPDLSSEQKQSMREISRGEGHGFKYVNSNLQKKRKYQSSEKQSVRTAAQEFLEKAARELLGDNKNGVKGPLQPEDSDDDVVVLD, encoded by the exons ATGGAAACCGGGGGCGGTAGTAAGGTGATACCGGAATCAGTAATGGAGGCGCTGAAGAGAACTAACAGCAACATCGATGAAGTGAAGGCCAATTTGGACGAGCTGTTATCTTACTGTGACACAGAAACCCTTTCAGCCATGGAGCCTCTCGAGAGGGCCCGAGTCCACTTATTGATTGCCAAAACAACAACTACTCTCTTTGCTT TGAGGCTAAGATGCAGAGGTGTTGATCCAGATGATCATCCTGTGAAAAAAGAGTTT GAGAGATTGAGCTTGTACGAAGAGAAACTGCACCGATGCATAGACTTGAGCAAAG CTCCATTGCGGCCCTCAACAACCATTAACACCCCTGCAGCAGCCCGGTTTATTGAGCATTCTCTGCCTGATCTTTCCTCTG AACAGAAGCAAAGCATGCGGGAAATTAGTCGTGGGGAGGGCCATGGATTCAAGTATGTGAACAGCAATCTCCAGAAGAAGAGAAAATATCAGTCATCCGAGAAGCAATCTGTTCGTACTGCTGCTCAGGAGTTTCTAGAGAAAGCAGCACGTGAGCTACTTGGTGATAATAAAAATGGTGTTAAAGGACCATTACAACCTGAGGATTCAGATGATGATGTCGTAGTTCTGGACTGA
- the LOC131015121 gene encoding LOW QUALITY PROTEIN: plant-specific TFIIB-related protein PTF2 (The sequence of the model RefSeq protein was modified relative to this genomic sequence to represent the inferred CDS: deleted 2 bases in 2 codons), which translates to MSRACEHCGRRTLVPDDESGNMVCASCGTIQEFDNFQAHIGGITGVTGTYVRLGTAGTGTFHNYKETKIYHAQNVINDFMFKLGFSVPKSEEVRLLIEKVTDGEYGQGEWFPVLVGACSYIVMRKDQKMLPIVEVADTVGCDVYELGRMIGRVVDFVDMKLPEFDIVNAFERAMKTIPSFGGVQEDLVERMLQQGVFLVQCLIKWFVTTGRRPMPVVAAVLVFVAQLNQVDNVKIEDVAMELHVVTSTCRRRYKELLERLVEVAQVLPWGKDVTVKNILRNAPSVMQYMEMKSCSRGGGKQSIEQSFDVEGLVGDCLIKEIGYGYHSYNMEEGEDCSSSKYFELPSSASDYPDKFQISHECLTLIYSNCLEGLSAIDVVNPRKRRGTLDLQRYSDWWSGKSEMSKKLILKEVLAKDVGLDARPPAFDRACLSSAKRREKIEAAKLRILRIIHPRTDVAVVEAEKCNDLALVEPRKKTRKRKRKCGVDMEWEDLIIETLLLHNVKEEEIEKGHYNALLDLHVFAHDNE; encoded by the exons ATGTCTCGCGCCTGCGAGCACTGCGGGAGGAGGACGCTAGTCCCCGACGATGAGTCAGGTAATATGGTCTGCGCGTCGTGCGGAACAATACAAGAATTCGACAATTTCCAGGCGCATATCGGCGGCATTACCGGCGTCACCGGAACCTACGTCCGCCTCGGCACCGCCGGCACCGGCACCTTCCACAATTACAAGGAAACTAAAATCTATCATGCGCAAAACGTGATTAATGATTTTATGTTCAAGCTAGGGTTTTCAGTCCCCAAATCGGAAGAGGTTAGGCTTTTGATTGAGAAGGTCACTGACGGAGAATACGGCCAAGGGGAATGGTTTCCCGTTCTCGTTGGGGCCTGTTCTTATATAGTGATGAGAAAGGATCAGAAGATGCTTCCCATTGTTGAGGTGGCGGATACAGTGGGTTGCGATGTGTACGAATTGGGGCGGATGATTGGCCGGGTGGTTGATTTTGTTGATATGAAGCTGCCGGAGTTTGACATCGTGAATGCTTTTGAGCGTGCGATGAAGACCATCCCGAGTTTTGGTGGCGTT CAGGAGGATTTGGTTGAGAGGATGCTGCAGCAAGGGGTGTTTCTGGTGCAGTGTTTGATCAAGTGGTTTGTCACAACGGGGAGAAGGCCGATGCCTGTGGTGGCTGCGGTCTTGGTTTTTGTTGCG CAGTTGAATCAAGTAGACAACGTGAAGATCGAAGATGTGGCAATGGAGCTGCACGTGGTAACCTCCACGTGCAGGCGAAGGTATAAGGAGCTTCTCGAGAGGCTTGTGGAGGTCGCGCAGGTGCTGCCATGGGGGAAGGATGTGACGGTGAAGAATATCCTGAGGAACGCCCCGTCTGTAATGCAGTACATGGAGATGAAATCGTGCAGTCGAGGAGGGGGAAAACAGAGCATTGAGCAGAGCTTTGATGTGGAAGGGCTTGTGGGAGACTGCTTGATTAAAGAGATTGGATATGGATATCATAGCTACAATATGGAAGAAGGAGAAGACTGCAGCAGCTCCAAATATTTTGAGCTGCCTAGTTCGGCTAGTGATTATCCTGATAAATTTCAAATCTCCCATGAATGCTTGACGCTGATTTATTCAAATTGCTTGGAGGGTCTCTCTGCCATTGATGTAGTGAATCCAAGGAAGAGGCGAGGAACGCTTGATCTTCAACGGTATTCGGATTGGTGGAGTGGGAAATCGGAGATGAGCAAGAAGCTGATTCTGAAGGAGGTGTTGGCGAAGGATGTGGGGTTGGATGCAAGGCCTCCGGCCTTCGATAGAGCCTGCTTGTCTAGCGCGAAGAGGCGAGAAAAGATCGAGGCCGCCAAGCTGCGTATATTGAGGATTATTCATCCTAGAACTGATGTTGCTGTAGTTGAGGCTGAGAAATGCAATGATCTTGCTCTAGTCGAGCCGAGGAAGAAGACgaggaaaaggaaaaggaaatgTGGTGTGGATATGGAGTGGGAAGATCTCATCATTGAAACTCTGCTCCTTCATAACGTGAAGGAAGAGGAGATAGAGAAAGGGCATTACAATGCTCTGTTAGACTTGCATGTGTTTGCTCATGATAATGAGTAA